A stretch of the Bacillus sp. FJAT-18017 genome encodes the following:
- the cdaA gene encoding diadenylate cyclase CdaA yields MPFGDISLFDYLAGIVDIAIVWYVVYKLIMLIKGTKAVQLLKGIFVILLVKVLSDFLGLKTLSWIVDNIITWGFLAIIIIFQPELRRALEQLGRGRFFSRSGSQEEEELEKTTTAIVKAVDYMAKRRIGALISVERETGMTDYIETGIRLDGKISSELLINIFIPNTPLHDGAVILQKNNVAAAACYLPLSESPFISKELGTRHRAALGISEVTDSITIVVSEETGAVSLTKNGELYRDLSMDAFKEMVTTELAGPEKSKPASSNRWNWRMKKNG; encoded by the coding sequence ATGCCGTTTGGAGATATTTCGCTATTTGACTACTTGGCCGGTATTGTCGATATCGCCATTGTCTGGTATGTCGTATATAAATTAATCATGCTTATAAAAGGAACGAAGGCAGTCCAACTACTTAAAGGAATTTTTGTGATTCTTTTAGTCAAAGTGTTAAGTGACTTCCTAGGGCTTAAAACGTTAAGCTGGATTGTTGATAACATTATCACATGGGGATTCCTTGCGATTATCATTATTTTTCAGCCTGAGCTAAGGAGAGCGCTTGAACAGCTGGGACGGGGACGTTTCTTTTCTAGGAGCGGCAGCCAGGAAGAAGAGGAGCTGGAGAAGACGACTACAGCCATTGTAAAAGCCGTGGATTACATGGCGAAACGGCGGATTGGGGCTCTGATTTCAGTTGAACGGGAAACGGGAATGACAGATTATATTGAAACAGGCATAAGGCTGGATGGGAAAATTTCATCGGAGCTTCTGATCAATATCTTTATCCCGAACACGCCTTTGCATGACGGGGCCGTAATTTTACAAAAAAACAATGTTGCGGCTGCAGCCTGCTACCTTCCGCTATCAGAAAGTCCCTTCATTTCAAAAGAACTTGGGACAAGGCACAGAGCTGCTTTGGGGATTAGCGAGGTTACGGATAGTATTACAATAGTTGTATCGGAGGAGACCGGTGCAGTTTCTTTAACAAAGAATGGTGAGCTTTACCGGGATCTCAGTATGGATGCTTTTAAGGAAATGGTTACAACGGAATTGGCAGGTCCTGAAAAATCTAAGCCTGCTTCTTCAAACCGGTGGAATTGGAGGATGAAGAAAAATGGATAG
- a CDS encoding anti-sigma factor family protein has translation MKCPDQIIGYMHDYLDEDIEPEHEQLLKEHFGTCKDCQRLFHELEKSVALVKSTSHIQAPQGFTESVMAKLPREKRKVGIQRWMKGHPIVSAAAVFVVLMAGSLFSIAGNTDQEFSTTNADQVVIQNDTVIVPEGKVVKGDLVVKNGDIKIEGEVQGDVTVINGENYLASAGNVTGKIEKVDKTFDLIWYHIKKAATNLVGLGQNE, from the coding sequence ATGAAATGCCCTGATCAAATCATTGGCTACATGCACGACTACCTGGATGAAGATATTGAACCAGAACATGAACAATTGTTAAAGGAACACTTTGGCACCTGTAAAGATTGCCAAAGGCTTTTTCATGAACTTGAAAAGTCTGTCGCTCTTGTTAAAAGTACATCCCATATACAGGCGCCACAGGGATTTACCGAGTCAGTTATGGCGAAACTCCCAAGAGAAAAAAGGAAGGTGGGGATCCAGCGTTGGATGAAAGGACACCCTATCGTTTCTGCGGCAGCTGTATTTGTTGTCCTTATGGCAGGGAGCCTCTTTTCAATTGCGGGCAATACCGATCAAGAATTCTCTACAACGAACGCTGACCAGGTAGTAATACAAAATGACACGGTCATAGTTCCTGAAGGCAAGGTTGTCAAGGGGGACTTAGTAGTAAAGAATGGGGATATTAAGATAGAAGGCGAAGTCCAAGGAGATGTAACAGTCATTAATGGTGAAAATTATTTGGCCTCAGCAGGAAATGTAACTGGTAAAATTGAAAAGGTCGATAAAACCTTTGACTTAATCTGGTACCATATTAAGAAAGCTGCCACCAATCTTGTTGGACTGGGACAGAATGAGTAA
- the sigW gene encoding RNA polymerase sigma factor SigW, translated as MDALVKKRIKQVKKGDQDAFAEIVEIYKDKLFQLAFRMLGNRHEAEDIAQEAFIRAYVNINSYNQEYKFSTWLYRIATNLCIDRIRKKKPDFYLDAEMAGTEGLNLYSRIPSETPLPEKELEKMELQETIQQEILKLPDKYRSAIVLKYIDELSLNEISEILDLPLGTVKTRIHRGREALRKQLRHV; from the coding sequence TTGGATGCTCTTGTGAAAAAAAGGATAAAACAAGTAAAAAAAGGTGACCAGGACGCTTTTGCAGAGATTGTTGAAATCTATAAAGACAAACTGTTCCAACTGGCCTTTCGGATGCTTGGCAACAGACATGAGGCGGAGGACATCGCTCAAGAAGCGTTTATCCGGGCATATGTAAATATTAATAGCTATAATCAGGAATATAAATTTTCAACCTGGCTATATCGGATTGCAACCAACTTATGTATAGACCGGATTAGAAAGAAAAAACCGGATTTTTACCTGGATGCGGAAATGGCTGGAACCGAAGGGTTGAATCTCTATTCACGTATACCATCAGAAACACCGCTTCCTGAAAAGGAATTGGAGAAAATGGAGCTTCAGGAAACCATACAACAAGAAATTTTAAAACTTCCTGACAAATACAGATCAGCAATTGTTCTTAAGTATATTGATGAACTCTCATTAAATGAAATAAGTGAAATATTGGATTTGCCTCTAGGGACGGTAAAGACCCGGATTCATAGAGGACGTGAAGCATTAAGAAAACAGTTACGACATGTGTGA